CCTCGCAAGATCGGAGAGTTCTCTGGGATTCGTGGCCAGGGAGACCTCCTCGAGGACGACCGCTCCGTCGGGGAGGCGGAGTTCGGAGGTGGTGTGAACGACCGCGCTGGCTTTACCCGGATCCGGAATTTTCATTTCGCCGATGTTCTTCCCGGCTAGCTCCATGTCCCTCACAAATCTTTCGAGCACCAGCGGTGAGGTTACATAAGCAAATACGCCCCTGGCGCTCCTGACCGGGAAGAGGAGAACCTTGGCATCGCCGACGGCTATCGCTCCTGCGTGCTCGTGGGCCTTCTTCGCCTCTGGATCAGGTCCGAATATGACCGACTCAAGCTCCATGTCTCCATTCAGCTCTCTGAAGGCGCTCCTGAGGGCACCTTTGAGGCTCTGTCCCCATATTACCGGGAATCCCGTGTGCCTCTCCCTCTGGATGGGAAGGTCTATCACGCTGACCTCTGAGCCGCTCCCCGCGTGAAGCGGGGTCACCGTGTAGATTCCCAAAACAAGTTTTTTCCCGTACATTTACTCCACCTCCTTCAGGGGTATCACGTCTCCCGGCTCGAAACCGGGATAATCAGGGGGTTTGAGCTCTCTTAACGTGGAGGGCTCAAGAATTTCCCCCGTTTTAAAGTGAATGAGTGCGTATTCTGGGGTTTCGGAGAGCTTGGACATCATCGAAAACCCCCTTAATGGAGCTTGCCCACCAAGACGAGCCCGTATCCGAGTTCCTTCATTTCGCCAAGCTTTGACGGGATGTTGACGTTCCCCTTGGCTTCCATCCACACAACGGTTCCAGCGGGAAGGGCCCACCTGATGGGTTTCGGCATCCTTTTCACCATGTCCCAGCCGGTAACAGGGAGGGGCCTGTCCGTGAAGATCCTGAGAACCCTGGCTCCTTTCACCTCTTCCTCGAAGAACTCGGTCACGCTGTTTCCTTTGACCACTACGGGGGTTGCAAGGTAAAGCCTGAACCTTTTTCCCCCCTTAATATTCACTCTCTCTTTTATCTCAATTGGAAAGTCCCTTTCCAAAAACTCAAAACCGGCAAACCGGGACTCACCGCCAAGTTTCAGCACCCCTGAATCGCCCATGGCCTTTCTCAGTTCTTCCTCGTTCTTTTCGATGTAGAGGTCGATACCCGCCCCTTTCTTCAGCCGTAGGGTGGTTATGCGGTACAGCAGGCCCTCTCTCGTTGTTTTTGAGGCCTCAAGCCCAATCCCTGTCCTGGTTTCCCTCTCGTAAATCTCTTCCGGCTTAACGATGTTCCTGTGCCCCCCCGTATTCCTCTGAAGGTCCCCAGGTGTTAGAGTCCCCTCGAGATACTCCCTCAAAGTGTTCGCATCCAAAAAGCCCCTCGTGGGGCCGAAGTGGAGCGTTCTTTCATCTCCTCTAACCGCAACCAGGAAGTCCTTACCCATTGAGGTTTCATGGGGCTCCAGGAGCGCCGGCTCATCGTTGAACTCCACGACGTCCATCGGGATTCTGAAGAGTGTCTTGCTATCTAAATCAAAGAACGCTCCCAGCACCGAAAAGCCAGGTGCCCATTCTTGGGGATTTTTGATTTTGATCTCTAGATTAATAAGGTCAGTCCGTCCTTTCTCAAAGAGAATACCCATCAAAGCACCGGCGATGGTGTGAGGCATCGGCTCTATGCTCTCTGCCACGTGATTCTCCCCGGCCGAAAAGTCCCTGCTCTCCCTGAAGAAGAGAACGTCGTAGGGTGTTATCCTTATCATGAACTCACCCCCATCTCCCTGAGGACTTTCAGGAGATGTGCCGCCCCCCTGAGCTGTTTTCTCAGGACAACTCCGGCAAGTTTTTTGGAAACTTCCTCGGAAACGATGTCCCTGAATTGGTTCTTCAGTTCCATGAACCACAGGGATTCACTGCTGTCTGTGAGGAATTTCTTTAGCTCTGCTTCGATCTTGACATATTCGTCGCTGGGCTCTTTATTTTCAGGGTCATCAACGATAATCTTTTCGATTGTCCTGTTCAGCCTTTTGAGAACTTTTTCCGAGGCCAATTCCTTCAAACCGGCAGCCCTGAGGTCTCCCTCCGAGAGAGTAACCCTTACGTTTCTGGCTACCCACAGGAACTCGGCGAGCCTCTTGAAGACCTCTTGAGCTTTTTTGTCATTTCTGTAGTTCGAGTGCCTCTCGATCTCGTACTTGAGAAGGTTAACAACGGCCCCGGGATCGTTGGGCCAGACCTCGATTCCCTCAGCTATCTCATAGACTATCCTGTTGCTGAGCCCGCTGTTCTCCTCCCCGAGCTCTCTCAGGAGGTTCCGGAGCGGCTCCCCAAAGACCCACCAGTTAAGGGAAACATTGTAGTAGGAGCCGCTGTGCTTGAGGTAGCCTATAGCAAGGGCGTTCCTACCGCTGCCTTTGGCCAGGTGCTCAAGCTCGTTAACGCGCCTCACAGCAGAGTACAGGGGTTCCTTGTAGTAAACAAAGAGAATACCCGCACTCATGCTCCTTGTCCTGCCCTGTAGGGGCTTAAAATCCCTCCACTCCTCTCTGAAGTTTTCCTGAAGTTTGTGGGCGAGTGAAACAGCAGTATCGGCTGGAACCAGGGCGAAAACATCATCTCCACCCGCGTATAGCAGTTCCGCTCTATAGATCTCACTCAGTCCCGGGACGATATTAACGGCGAAGTTGCTGAGGGAGCGGGTTATAGCTATGTGAATCGTGGGAGTAACAGGCCTCGTTATGCCCGGGATCTGATTGGTGACAGAACCGTGAGCGTACTCCTTGAGGCTTTTCACAGCCTTTGTTCCGCTTATGACCTTCCCCATGTTATCCCCATCCATCTTGAGGATGGCGTAGTACTTAGGCGGCTCCCCCATAAGGTCTGAAAGCTTTTCAACCCAAACCCGAATAGCATCAACGCTTACCCTCCTTAGCCGGTCATCGTTTTCATTGGTGCCATATATTTTCGCTAGGGACTTTAGATCACTCAGATTTTCGACGTAAAAGATCTCACTGTTAGGGGCGAGCTCATTAAAAGGAATGGATAACGCATCCTTAA
This window of the Thermococcus siculi genome carries:
- the cmr4 gene encoding type III-B CRISPR module RAMP protein Cmr4, which encodes MYGKKLVLGIYTVTPLHAGSGSEVSVIDLPIQRERHTGFPVIWGQSLKGALRSAFRELNGDMELESVIFGPDPEAKKAHEHAGAIAVGDAKVLLFPVRSARGVFAYVTSPLVLERFVRDMELAGKNIGEMKIPDPGKASAVVHTTSELRLPDGAVVLEEVSLATNPRELSDLARAISGVVPLAEGELLKRLAIVPDDVFSAFVKLSTEVVARVAINAETGTVRRGGLWYEEFLPRDTVMYSVVAVAKPRKSDSNATVGGITNTLVETFDGGFLQLGGDETVGKGFVKIKLG
- the cmr3 gene encoding type III-B CRISPR module-associated protein Cmr3 is translated as MIRITPYDVLFFRESRDFSAGENHVAESIEPMPHTIAGALMGILFEKGRTDLINLEIKIKNPQEWAPGFSVLGAFFDLDSKTLFRIPMDVVEFNDEPALLEPHETSMGKDFLVAVRGDERTLHFGPTRGFLDANTLREYLEGTLTPGDLQRNTGGHRNIVKPEEIYERETRTGIGLEASKTTREGLLYRITTLRLKKGAGIDLYIEKNEEELRKAMGDSGVLKLGGESRFAGFEFLERDFPIEIKERVNIKGGKRFRLYLATPVVVKGNSVTEFFEEEVKGARVLRIFTDRPLPVTGWDMVKRMPKPIRWALPAGTVVWMEAKGNVNIPSKLGEMKELGYGLVLVGKLH